Proteins from one Sarcophilus harrisii chromosome 2, mSarHar1.11, whole genome shotgun sequence genomic window:
- the LOC100915370 gene encoding ubiquitin-conjugating enzyme E2 G1: MTELQSALLLRRQLTELNKNPVEGFSAGLIDGNDLYRWEVLIIGPPDTLYEGGVFKAHLTFPKDYPLRPPEMKFITEIWHPNVDKNGDVCISILHEPGEDKYGYEKPEERWLPIHTVETIMISVISMLADPNGDSPANVDAAKEWREDRNGEFKRKVARCVRRSQETAFE; the protein is encoded by the coding sequence ATGACGGAGCTGCAGTCAGCGTTGCTCCTGAGAAGACAGCTGACAGAGCTCAACAAAAACCCTGTAGAAGGCTTCTCCGCAGGATTAATAGACGGCAATGATCTCTACCGATGGGAGGTGCTCATCATTGGTCCTCCAGACACCCTTTACGAAGGTGGCGTTTTCAAAGCTCATCTCACTTTCCCCAAAGATTATCCACTGCGACCTCCAGAAATGAAATTCATCACCGAAATCTGGCACCCAAATGTTGACAAAAACGGGGACGTGTGCATTTCCATTCTTCACGAACCGGGAGAGGACAAATATGGCTATGAAAAACCCGAAGAACGCTGGCTGCCCATTCACACCGTGGAAACTATCATGATCAGTGTCATTTCTATGTTGGCAGATCCTAATGGAGACTCGCCAGCCAATGTGGACGCAGCCAAAGAATGGAGGGAAGACCGAAATGGAGAATTCAAAAGGAAAGTTGCCCGCTGTGTAAGAAGAAGCCAGGAAACTGCTTTTGAGTGA